A single genomic interval of Acetobacteraceae bacterium harbors:
- the rpsK gene encoding 30S ribosomal protein S11, whose product MAKAAAPRIRKKERKNIISGVAHVLSTFNNTLITISDAQGNAIAWSSSGAQGFKGSRKSTPYAAQVAAEDAGRKAREHGMETLEIEVSGPGSGRESALRALQSVGFSITSIRDMTPVPHNGCRPRKRRRV is encoded by the coding sequence ATGGCGAAGGCGGCGGCTCCGCGTATCCGCAAGAAGGAACGCAAAAATATTATCTCGGGTGTTGCACACGTGCTTTCCACGTTCAACAACACACTGATCACGATTTCGGACGCCCAGGGCAATGCGATTGCCTGGTCATCTTCTGGCGCGCAGGGCTTTAAGGGTTCTCGCAAATCGACGCCATATGCGGCTCAGGTCGCTGCTGAGGATGCAGGGCGCAAAGCGCGTGAGCATGGCATGGAAACGCTTGAGATTGAGGTCTCCGGCCCGGGTTCGGGTCGTGAGAGTGCTCTGCGTGCGTTGCAGAGTGTCGGTTTTTCCATCACCTCAATTCGTGATATGACTCCGGTGCCACATAATGGTTGCCGTCCTCGGAAGCGTCGCCGCGTCTGA
- the secY gene encoding preprotein translocase subunit SecY gives MASAADQLAANLNLSSFSKATELKKRIWFTLGALIIYRLGSYIPVPGVDATILGQILAGHSRGILGMFDMFSGGALGRMTVFALNIMPYISASIIVQLLSTALPSLEALKKEGDQGRKKLNQYTRYLTVLIALFQAYGIAMTLQHMTGNGGVSAVVNPGYPFIFTAVLTLVGGTMFLMWLGEQITARGVGNGISLIIFAGIVANLPHALASLFQLGYTGALSPFFVLLFLVLAAVTIAFIVFMEQAQRRVVIQYPKRQVGSRMYGGDSTHMPLKVNTAGVIPPIFASSVLLIPVTLVGFSGGKSEGWLASIGQALSQGQPLYMVTYAAMILFFSYFYAAVSFNPEETAENLRKQGGFVPGIRPGSNTTRYFDRILTRLTTIGGIYLVAVCLLPQVLISRYSVPFYFGGTSLIIIVSVTIDTMTQVQSHLVAHRYQGLIRKQRGRSANRVGVRR, from the coding sequence ATGGCTTCTGCAGCAGATCAGCTCGCAGCCAATCTGAACCTCAGCTCCTTTTCCAAAGCGACGGAGCTTAAAAAGCGAATCTGGTTTACGCTTGGTGCGCTTATTATTTACCGCCTTGGAAGTTACATCCCGGTCCCGGGTGTTGATGCAACGATTCTCGGCCAGATACTTGCCGGACATAGTCGTGGCATTCTCGGCATGTTTGACATGTTCTCGGGAGGTGCACTAGGCCGTATGACGGTCTTTGCCCTCAATATTATGCCCTATATCAGCGCGTCCATTATCGTGCAGCTTCTTTCAACGGCGCTCCCATCTCTGGAGGCTCTGAAAAAGGAAGGGGATCAGGGGCGGAAAAAACTTAACCAATATACGCGTTACCTCACTGTGCTGATTGCGCTTTTCCAGGCCTACGGCATTGCGATGACGTTGCAGCATATGACAGGAAATGGCGGTGTCAGCGCCGTCGTCAATCCGGGTTACCCGTTTATTTTCACCGCCGTTCTCACTCTCGTTGGCGGGACGATGTTTTTGATGTGGCTTGGTGAGCAGATCACGGCGCGTGGTGTCGGTAATGGCATCTCCCTGATCATTTTCGCCGGTATTGTGGCGAACCTGCCCCATGCTTTGGCAAGCCTCTTCCAGCTGGGTTACACGGGCGCGCTCTCGCCGTTTTTCGTGCTTCTATTCCTCGTCCTTGCGGCGGTGACGATTGCCTTCATTGTTTTCATGGAGCAGGCGCAACGCCGCGTCGTCATTCAATATCCTAAACGTCAGGTCGGCAGCCGGATGTATGGGGGTGATTCCACCCATATGCCGCTCAAGGTCAATACGGCGGGCGTGATCCCACCGATCTTCGCTTCCTCCGTTCTGCTGATTCCCGTGACACTTGTCGGCTTCTCAGGCGGCAAGTCGGAGGGGTGGCTGGCTTCCATCGGGCAGGCGCTCAGTCAGGGGCAGCCGCTTTACATGGTGACTTACGCCGCCATGATCCTCTTCTTTTCCTATTTCTACGCCGCGGTCAGTTTCAACCCGGAGGAAACGGCGGAGAATCTGCGGAAGCAGGGCGGGTTCGTGCCGGGCATCCGGCCGGGAAGCAACACCACGCGGTATTTTGACCGTATCCTGACGCGTCTGACGACGATCGGCGGCATTTATCTTGTCGCTGTGTGCTTACTGCCACAGGTGCTCATCAGTCGTTATAGTGTGCCCTTCTATTTTGGTGGGACGAGCCTCATCATCATCGTGTCCGTTACCATCGATACGATGACGCAGGTGCAGTCGCATCTCGTGGCCCATCGCTATCAGGGGCTGATACGCAAGCAGCGTGGTCGATCCGCCAATCGGGTTGGGGTGCGGCGTTGA
- the rplE gene encoding 50S ribosomal protein L5 — protein MSDKHAHALPRLQERYQQEIREQLRQQFGYKNILQVPKLEKIVLNMGVGEAAGDQKKLDAAVAEMALIAGQKPVKTLARKAIAGFKIREGLPIGCKVTLRRARMYEFLDRLVTIAMPRIRDFRGLPANKGFDGRGNFAMGIKEQIVFPEIQYDKVDSVRGMDIIFVTNARSDDEAKALLKAFDLPFAA, from the coding sequence ATGAGCGACAAACACGCACACGCTCTGCCGCGTCTGCAGGAACGTTACCAGCAGGAGATCCGTGAGCAGCTTCGTCAGCAGTTTGGCTATAAAAACATCCTGCAAGTGCCGAAGCTTGAGAAGATCGTCCTTAATATGGGCGTCGGTGAAGCGGCAGGCGATCAGAAAAAACTGGATGCCGCCGTTGCGGAGATGGCGCTGATCGCAGGTCAGAAGCCCGTCAAGACGCTGGCACGCAAGGCGATTGCCGGTTTCAAGATCCGTGAAGGCCTGCCGATCGGCTGTAAAGTCACGCTGCGTCGCGCACGTATGTATGAGTTTCTCGATCGTCTTGTGACAATCGCGATGCCGCGCATTCGTGACTTCCGTGGGCTTCCGGCGAATAAGGGCTTTGATGGTCGCGGCAACTTTGCGATGGGCATCAAGGAGCAGATTGTGTTCCCTGAAATCCAGTACGACAAGGTTGATTCAGTGCGCGGCATGGACATCATTTTCGTGACAAATGCACGGAGCGATGATGAAGCCAAAGCATTGCTGAAAGCCTTTGACCTACCGTTCGCGGCCTGA
- the rplQ gene encoding 50S ribosomal protein L17 translates to MRHGVAGRKLNVTSSHRAAMFRNMAVSLIKHEQITTTLPKAKEIRPVVEKLITLGKQGTLHARRQAFARLRDEAIVAKLFSTVAERYKARAGGYTRVLKAGVRYGDNADIAVVELVERDIEAKGKDSGPVQSAPELEAE, encoded by the coding sequence ATGCGTCATGGTGTTGCCGGGCGTAAACTCAACGTCACCTCATCCCACCGTGCGGCGATGTTCCGTAACATGGCCGTGTCTCTCATCAAGCATGAGCAAATCACCACCACGCTCCCCAAGGCGAAGGAAATCCGCCCTGTTGTGGAGAAGCTGATCACACTCGGCAAGCAGGGCACGTTGCATGCACGTCGTCAGGCTTTTGCCCGTCTGCGTGATGAAGCTATTGTCGCGAAGCTTTTCTCAACTGTTGCGGAGCGTTACAAGGCGCGCGCAGGCGGCTATACCCGCGTGCTTAAGGCAGGCGTCCGTTATGGCGACAATGCGGATATAGCCGTGGTTGAGCTGGTTGAGCGCGATATTGAGGCGAAGGGCAAAGATAGCGGTCCCGTTCAGTCCGCGCCCGAGCTTGAGGCTGAATAA
- a CDS encoding adenylate kinase — MNIILLGPPGAGKGTQAQRLERDFGLKQISTGDMLRAEVKAATPLGIQAQSLMERGLYIPDPIMIEMIQGCIVRPDCKSGFILDGFPRTESQAVALDEMLHACEARIDAVVLLEVVPDVIVDRLAQRTNADGTKRADDAPETVRKRLEVYAQQTAVILPYYEHAKCLKRVDGMQDVDAVYRAILRALGLTAPREMDGITQK; from the coding sequence ATGAATATCATTCTTCTCGGCCCGCCCGGCGCGGGGAAGGGCACGCAGGCGCAGCGTCTGGAGCGTGATTTCGGCCTCAAGCAGATTTCGACAGGCGACATGTTGCGTGCCGAGGTGAAGGCCGCAACACCGCTTGGTATCCAGGCCCAATCGCTTATGGAAAGGGGTCTCTACATCCCTGATCCGATCATGATTGAGATGATCCAGGGGTGTATCGTGCGGCCTGATTGCAAGTCAGGCTTCATCCTTGACGGCTTCCCCCGGACGGAAAGCCAGGCTGTCGCCCTGGATGAGATGTTGCACGCGTGTGAAGCACGGATTGACGCGGTGGTCCTTCTTGAAGTTGTGCCGGATGTTATTGTGGATCGCCTGGCCCAGCGCACCAACGCGGATGGCACCAAGCGCGCGGATGATGCGCCGGAAACGGTGCGCAAGCGTCTTGAGGTTTATGCTCAGCAGACAGCCGTGATTCTACCTTATTATGAGCATGCGAAATGCCTGAAACGCGTTGATGGGATGCAGGATGTCGATGCTGTTTATCGCGCCATTTTGCGGGCGCTTGGCCTGACCGCGCCGCGCGAAATGGACGGTATCACGCAAAAGTGA
- the rpsN gene encoding 30S ribosomal protein S14, with protein sequence MAKVSAVNRNAKRAQMAQRDRAKRTALKEIIKDRSLPVEERFDASLKLAEMPRNGSRTRVRLLCKVSGRPRANYRKFQLSRIALRDLASTGQIPGMVKSSW encoded by the coding sequence ATGGCAAAAGTCTCCGCCGTGAATCGCAACGCGAAGCGCGCGCAAATGGCGCAGCGCGATCGTGCGAAGCGGACCGCGCTTAAGGAAATCATCAAGGATCGTTCTCTTCCTGTGGAAGAGCGGTTCGACGCGTCGCTGAAACTCGCTGAGATGCCGCGCAATGGCTCACGCACGCGTGTGCGCCTGCTGTGCAAGGTCTCTGGCCGTCCGCGCGCCAATTATCGGAAATTCCAGCTCAGCCGTATCGCGCTCCGCGATCTGGCATCAACGGGCCAGATTCCCGGTATGGTTAAATCGAGCTGGTAA
- the rplO gene encoding 50S ribosomal protein L15, with protein MKLNELRDNEGSRYRKKRLGRGIGSGKGKTSGRGVKGQKAREGVSLNGFEGGQLPLYRRMPKRGFTNIFRKEYVAVNLGRIQKAIDAGKLDAANLITEELLRGAGLVNGGKIAGVRILAGGEVTKPIKLEVAGASAAAVQAVEKAGGSLAVMQKAEVTAEA; from the coding sequence ATGAAACTCAACGAACTTCGTGACAATGAGGGCTCGCGTTATCGCAAGAAGCGCCTTGGTCGCGGCATCGGCTCCGGTAAGGGTAAAACCTCCGGGCGCGGCGTTAAAGGCCAGAAGGCGCGCGAGGGCGTATCACTGAATGGTTTTGAGGGTGGTCAGCTCCCTCTCTATCGTCGTATGCCCAAACGTGGGTTCACCAATATTTTCCGCAAGGAATATGTTGCGGTCAATCTTGGCCGGATCCAGAAGGCGATTGATGCGGGCAAACTGGACGCAGCAAACCTCATCACTGAGGAGTTGCTTCGGGGTGCCGGGCTCGTCAATGGTGGGAAGATTGCAGGCGTGCGCATACTTGCGGGTGGGGAAGTCACAAAACCCATCAAGCTTGAAGTCGCTGGTGCCTCTGCGGCGGCTGTTCAGGCTGTCGAGAAGGCAGGCGGTTCTCTCGCCGTTATGCAAAAGGCGGAAGTTACGGCCGAGGCGTGA
- the rpmD gene encoding 50S ribosomal protein L30, with amino-acid sequence MAKKNATVRIRQIASAIGRKPGQKETLVGLGLRGIGSQRELEDTPAVRGMIRKVAHLLQVEG; translated from the coding sequence ATGGCTAAAAAAAATGCGACAGTCCGCATCCGGCAGATTGCCTCTGCAATTGGCCGCAAGCCAGGCCAGAAAGAGACCCTCGTCGGTCTCGGTCTGCGCGGCATTGGCAGCCAGCGTGAGCTTGAGGATACGCCGGCCGTTCGCGGTATGATCCGTAAAGTTGCCCACCTTCTGCAGGTGGAGGGATAA
- the rpsM gene encoding 30S ribosomal protein S13 translates to MARIAGVNIPTTRRVVIGLSYVYGIGPSTARKICSRLGIADAKRVNELSDDKILKVRELIDSEYRVEGDLRRETAMNIKRLMDLGCYRGLRHRRGLPVRGQRTHTNARTRKGKAVAIAGKKKVTR, encoded by the coding sequence GTGGCACGTATTGCCGGCGTAAATATTCCGACGACAAGACGCGTCGTCATCGGTCTCAGCTATGTCTATGGCATCGGGCCGTCGACAGCGCGGAAGATCTGCTCCAGGCTCGGCATTGCTGACGCAAAGCGCGTCAATGAGCTGAGTGATGATAAAATCCTCAAGGTCCGTGAGTTGATTGATTCCGAGTATCGTGTTGAGGGTGACCTTCGTCGTGAGACAGCGATGAATATCAAACGCCTGATGGATCTCGGCTGTTATCGTGGCCTGCGTCACCGTCGCGGACTTCCTGTTCGGGGCCAGCGCACCCACACCAACGCACGTACCCGCAAGGGTAAGGCGGTGGCGATTGCCGGTAAAAAGAAAGTCACGCGTTAA
- a CDS encoding efflux RND transporter permease subunit, with protein MTVPSQICRALKFISYRWAACERAHAGGNGAYQYSLLSPDAEALAAWTPRLVKAPSTLPEISDPNSDLQQGGASADIAIKRDLAARYGLTAQLISNTLFDAYGQRAASVIYTSSNQYRVIMEADPRFSRSPGSLLQSWVSTTGGTPVGASPPTISV; from the coding sequence TTGACCGTTCCTTCGCAGATTTGCCGGGCGCTGAAGTTTATTTCCTATCGATGGGCGGCGTGCGAACGGGCGCACGCCGGGGGGAACGGCGCTTATCAATATTCGCTTCTCAGCCCCGATGCCGAGGCTTTGGCAGCCTGGACACCACGTCTCGTCAAGGCACCCTCAACCCTGCCGGAAATTTCCGACCCGAATTCTGATCTCCAGCAAGGCGGGGCTTCGGCTGATATCGCCATCAAGCGCGACCTCGCTGCGCGTTATGGGCTGACGGCGCAACTCATCAGCAACACATTATTCGATGCCTACGGCCAGCGCGCAGCATCTGTCATCTACACATCGTCCAACCAGTATCGCGTGATTATGGAAGCGGATCCGCGATTTTCCAGAAGCCCCGGAAGCCTCTTGCAAAGCTGGGTCAGCACGACAGGCGGCACCCCAGTGGGAGCGTCGCCTCCAACAATATCCGTGTGA
- the rplR gene encoding 50S ribosomal protein L18 — protein sequence MATQHGMQERRRKRLRFQLRRKSGGRPRLSVFRSGKNIYAQIIDDAAGRTLASASTLEKAVRDAGKSGANVEAAGVIGKLIAERGVAAGVSTVVFDRGAYLYHGRVRALAEAAREGGLSF from the coding sequence ATGGCTACGCAGCATGGTATGCAGGAGCGCCGTCGCAAGCGGTTGCGTTTCCAGCTTCGCCGCAAGAGCGGTGGCCGGCCGCGTCTGTCGGTTTTCCGCTCTGGCAAAAATATTTACGCGCAGATCATCGATGACGCCGCAGGTCGGACGCTCGCCAGTGCGAGCACGCTTGAGAAAGCCGTCCGCGATGCTGGCAAAAGCGGTGCGAATGTCGAGGCCGCCGGTGTGATCGGTAAGCTCATCGCGGAGCGTGGCGTCGCCGCCGGTGTTTCCACGGTTGTTTTCGATCGCGGCGCTTATCTCTATCACGGCCGTGTCAGGGCCCTTGCTGAGGCTGCCCGTGAGGGCGGACTCTCGTTCTAG
- a CDS encoding DNA-directed RNA polymerase subunit alpha: MVLQKNWQSLIKPEKLEVSPGVMPSHKATVVAEPLERGFGMTLGNAIRRVLLSSLQGAAVTAIQIDGVLHEFSSVPGVREDVTDIVLNVKQLALRMHGDGPKRMILSATGPGEVTAGQIQAGHDIEIMNPDLVICTLDHGVKLGIEFTVNSGKGYVPAAANRPEDAPIGLIPVDAIYSPIRQVSYKVEQTRVGQVTDYDKLLLTVETDGSLTPEDSLALAARILQDQFRLFINFEEPRPVRQEEPRDELPFNRNLLRKVDELELSVRSANCLKNDNIVYIGDLVQKSEQEMLRTPNFGRKSLNEIKEVLTSMGLSLGMNVPAWPPENIEDLAKRLDEVF, from the coding sequence TTGGTCCTCCAAAAGAACTGGCAGTCTCTTATTAAGCCGGAGAAACTTGAAGTTTCCCCCGGCGTGATGCCGTCTCATAAGGCGACCGTGGTTGCCGAGCCGCTTGAGCGGGGCTTCGGCATGACGCTGGGCAACGCCATTCGGCGCGTCCTGCTTTCCTCCCTGCAGGGAGCTGCGGTGACGGCCATTCAGATTGACGGAGTTCTCCATGAATTTTCCTCCGTGCCGGGTGTGCGAGAGGATGTGACCGATATCGTCCTCAATGTGAAGCAGCTTGCGCTGCGTATGCATGGGGATGGCCCCAAACGCATGATTCTGTCCGCCACAGGCCCGGGTGAAGTGACAGCGGGCCAGATCCAGGCCGGTCACGACATTGAAATCATGAATCCCGACCTTGTGATCTGCACGCTTGATCATGGTGTGAAGCTGGGTATCGAATTCACGGTAAATTCCGGTAAGGGTTACGTCCCCGCCGCCGCCAACCGGCCGGAAGATGCGCCGATCGGCCTAATCCCTGTCGATGCGATCTATTCGCCGATCCGCCAGGTTTCCTACAAGGTTGAGCAGACCCGCGTCGGACAGGTGACGGATTATGACAAGCTGCTTCTGACGGTGGAAACGGATGGTTCGTTGACGCCTGAGGATAGCCTCGCATTGGCGGCGCGTATCCTTCAGGACCAGTTTCGGCTCTTCATCAATTTTGAGGAGCCGCGCCCCGTCCGTCAGGAAGAGCCACGTGATGAGCTGCCGTTCAACCGCAATCTCCTCCGTAAGGTGGATGAGCTTGAGCTTTCTGTCCGCAGTGCGAACTGCCTGAAAAACGATAACATCGTCTATATCGGTGACCTCGTTCAGAAATCCGAGCAGGAGATGCTGCGCACCCCGAATTTCGGCCGTAAGTCGCTCAATGAGATCAAGGAAGTCTTGACCTCAATGGGGCTGTCTCTCGGTATGAATGTTCCCGCCTGGCCGCCGGAAAACATTGAGGATCTCGCCAAACGTCTCGACGAGGTCTTCTGA
- the rpsH gene encoding 30S ribosomal protein S8, with translation MSLSDPLGDMITRIRNAQRARHASCVAPASKLRANVLEALRREGYIRGYTTEELRKGVSQLRVELKYADGQPVIKEIHRVSKPGRRVYSKIKELQRVYAGLGVSILSTPRGVLSDVEARAANVGGEVLFRVF, from the coding sequence ATGTCCCTCTCCGATCCTTTGGGTGATATGATCACCCGTATACGTAACGCGCAGCGTGCACGTCACGCATCCTGCGTTGCGCCGGCGTCCAAACTGCGTGCCAATGTGCTTGAGGCCCTGCGCCGCGAAGGTTACATTCGTGGTTACACGACTGAGGAACTCCGCAAGGGTGTCTCCCAGTTGCGGGTCGAGCTGAAATACGCTGATGGCCAGCCGGTTATCAAAGAGATTCACCGCGTTTCCAAGCCGGGGCGTCGCGTCTATTCCAAAATCAAGGAATTGCAGCGCGTCTATGCTGGTCTCGGCGTTTCCATCCTGTCCACACCCCGCGGCGTCCTTTCGGACGTTGAGGCCCGCGCTGCCAATGTTGGCGGCGAGGTCCTCTTCCGCGTGTTCTAA
- the rpsE gene encoding 30S ribosomal protein S5 — translation MAREPREGGRGGREREREGDDLVDKLVMINRVAKVVKGGRRFAFAALVVVGDQKGRVGYGAGKAREVPEAIRKATERAKRGMIRVPMKEGRTLHHDSYGHFGAGKVVVRAAEAGTGIIAGGPMRAVFESLGVNDVVAKSLGTRNPHNMVKATFAALERCSSPRAVAARRGKKASDLFPKRGQAAEGTAEAANG, via the coding sequence ATGGCACGAGAGCCAAGAGAAGGCGGCCGCGGTGGTCGCGAGCGGGAGCGTGAGGGCGACGATCTTGTTGACAAGCTCGTAATGATCAACCGTGTCGCCAAGGTTGTCAAAGGTGGACGTCGCTTTGCATTTGCCGCCCTCGTGGTCGTTGGTGACCAGAAGGGGCGCGTCGGTTACGGCGCCGGTAAAGCACGTGAAGTCCCTGAGGCGATCCGTAAAGCGACGGAACGTGCGAAGCGCGGCATGATCCGCGTCCCGATGAAGGAAGGTCGCACGCTGCATCATGACAGTTACGGGCATTTCGGTGCGGGTAAAGTCGTGGTGCGCGCAGCTGAAGCGGGAACGGGCATCATCGCCGGTGGCCCGATGCGCGCTGTCTTTGAATCGCTGGGCGTTAATGACGTTGTTGCCAAGTCCCTTGGCACCCGCAACCCGCATAACATGGTCAAGGCGACATTTGCCGCGCTTGAGCGTTGCAGCAGCCCACGTGCTGTCGCTGCGCGCCGTGGCAAAAAAGCCTCGGATCTCTTCCCTAAGCGGGGCCAGGCCGCTGAGGGTACGGCGGAGGCTGCAAATGGCTAA
- the rplF gene encoding 50S ribosomal protein L6, translated as MSRIGKYPIPIPSGVDVTIARGILTAKGKRGQLSMPLSRFVEAKVEDGKIAIQPVGNRSRETWTMWGTTRAIAANIVKGVSEGFSKTLEITGTGFRASVQGSKLVMNLGFSHDVVYPIPADVKITTPRPTAITVEGNDKQRVGQVALDIRSFRKPEPYKGKGVRYETEVLRRKEGKKK; from the coding sequence ATGTCACGTATTGGCAAATATCCGATTCCGATCCCTTCAGGCGTGGATGTCACCATTGCCAGGGGTATCCTTACCGCAAAGGGTAAACGCGGCCAGCTCAGCATGCCTCTGTCCCGCTTTGTTGAGGCGAAGGTCGAGGATGGCAAGATCGCCATTCAGCCTGTCGGCAACCGCTCGCGCGAGACATGGACGATGTGGGGCACAACCCGCGCCATCGCCGCGAATATCGTCAAGGGTGTCTCTGAGGGTTTCTCCAAAACGCTCGAAATCACCGGGACGGGTTTTCGCGCCAGTGTCCAGGGCTCGAAACTGGTCATGAATCTCGGTTTCTCGCATGATGTGGTCTATCCCATCCCGGCCGACGTCAAAATCACGACGCCGCGCCCGACGGCGATTACCGTCGAGGGGAATGACAAGCAGCGTGTCGGACAGGTCGCGCTGGATATTCGTAGTTTCCGCAAGCCGGAGCCTTATAAGGGCAAGGGTGTGCGTTATGAAACTGAAGTTCTTCGTCGCAAGGAAGGCAAGAAGAAATAA